Below is a window of Tachysurus fulvidraco isolate hzauxx_2018 chromosome 11, HZAU_PFXX_2.0, whole genome shotgun sequence DNA.
tgatggcttgtgggaagaaactgttcacagtctggtcgtgagggcccatatgctttggtacctttttccagatggcaggaggctgaagagtgtgtgtgtgtgtgtgtgtgtgtgtgtgtgtgtgtgtgtgtgtgtgtgtgtgtgtgtgtgtgtgtgtgtgtgtgtgtgtgtgaggggtgtgtgaagtcatccacaatgctgttggctgtGTGGATGCAatgtgtggtgtaagtgtcaatgatagagggaagagagaccctaATGAtctcctcactatccgctgcagggacttgtgatccgagatggtgcagttcccaaacagACAgggatgcagctgctcagaatgctctcaatggtccctctgtaaaaagtagtcaggatggggggagggaaaTGTGCCTTTCTTAGCCTTCGCAagaagtagagacactgctgAGATtttttggtgatggagctggtgttgagtgaccaggtgaagttctccgctatatgaacaccaagaaatttggtgctcttgatgacctctacagatgatccattgatgttcagcagagagtggtcgctctgtgctcatctgaagtcaacaaccatctctttagttttatcaacattcagagacaggttgttggctctacaccaggcagttagctgttgcacctcctcctgTAAGCTGACTCATCGTTCTTGCTGaagagacccaccacggtcgtgtcatcggcaaaCTTGATAATATTATTCAATCCGTGCAtcgctgcacagtcgtgagtcagcaaggttaacagcagtggactgagcatgcagccctgaggggctccagtgttaagtgtgttggtgttggagcGCTTCTCGAAGCCCTTCATAAcaatgagtgtgagtgcgacgggatgatagtcattgaggcaggacactatAGATTTCTTTGGGACAGGGACTATGGTGGTTGTATTGAGGCACAAAGGAACAACGGTGTTGCTCAGGGAAAtattgaagatgtcagtgaaggtccagcagccttccgtggggtAACTCTGCATATTGGCCATGGATAGATAGAGTACCTGGTCACCGGGGGgaggagggatggtcttccttgctgTTACATTGTTCTGTGCCTCAAACTGAGCATAGAAGTCGTTCAgcacatctgggagggaggcattgctatcacaggcaggtgaagctgtcttgtagttcattattgcctgtatgccctgccacatgtgccAGGTGTCTCcactgtcctggaagtggctgttgATTGTCTGGGCGTGTGCGCACTTTAACTCTTTGATGGCACAGCTtgggatgtctgccaaatgctgtaaatgtaaatgtaaatggatgtgtgtgtgtgtgtgtggtgtgtgagtgtgtgttttgggtgcgtgtgttagtggacattttatgtgtgcatttttgtgtctgtatgtatgttcattgcgctgaaaagggaaaaagtgtgacctattgccccactaaatgtgcccgggtcaaattgacccgggggGACAAGATTACtgtaattttacttgcaaagttcataatttggaacaatcctggtaaatttcaggcaaatatgcggaaggaaacccaagttatgtactatggcaatgacaaaccttagcacacaatttttttatataaattaaacagtcTATTTTTTATAGATAGGCCGTGAAAGTGTCcatcacagacagaggtttggcctgccttggatctgaactactctgagtgaacaaatgcaaatgagccaggcctcacaggtgatgggggcgtttgcacaacaaaagcagagctgaagaactgtgaaaatctcaaaaggggggaatcacacctcgggACCCGCACCCGCTTCTGCAATGTTGCAGAAGAGtaaaccacttgagccaccattgcCCCATGACATGACATTCGCCACTCAATTATTTGTTTTGACAAGGGTTCTCTTTGCATCTTTTATGAGTGACAAGTCACATTTCCTCCAATCTTTTAATGGAAGTGATCAATAACTAAAAACGGTTTTCAGGGACAAGATTCTTGTAAGGGGTGGGCCTTAAGGAACTCAAAGGGAAATCTCACATTAGGCTTTTGGGAACATGTGAAAGATGGAGGTGCTTAGCCCCTTTCAAAAGgttgtaataaattattatccCCCTAGAAACCTCAAGACCTGTATTTATTGATGGTGTCAGGATTTGTGAGAGTTGTCCAAGAAGTTCACAAGATCTTAGTATGGAGATGCATCTTTGGGGTGTGATGGCAAAGCAGTAACCCAACCATGGCCCTCACTGTTAGGCCAGTGAGCAAACCCAGTGGGTACTTAGTTTCACAAACAAGGATCTGGAACCAGGTAGGGGAGTGGCCACTCCTGCTAATTCCCAACCTTTGTGACCTGTTGCTCATGGGCTGAGCTTGGCTATGGTTTCCTGTGGGCTCTtccctgagctaaacactggcTAAGCAACTGGTCCTACTCCACATCATCAGCATCAAATTTGAGAGGATTGACATGGATCTTGTCTGGTTGCTGCCAAAGTAAGGACAGGGTTATGAGTACATCCTAGTTCTCATTAACTATGCCACCAGATACCCTGAGGTGGTCCTACAGTACTTGTAAAATCACCTACTCAGCTGAATGAGAATAACCAAGGACATCATATTTGATAATGATATGCCTTGTGTTTCTCTACTCATTGCTTATCTTTGTTGTCTGTTGAAATCCCTGGTGATGGCAGTCTACCACTCTAAGACTTTTGGCCTTGTTGAAAGATTTAATCACATACTGAAGAGGATGATTCAGCTTGTAGTATACAGTATGAGGATGGGAGGAACTGAGACCTCCTCCTGCCCAACGTTCTCTTCACCATCTGATAGACGCTGCAGGCCTCCACAGTATTCACCACATTTAAGCTCATCTTATTACGGTGGACAACTGGATGTTGCTCAAGAAGCTTGGTAGGAGTAGCCTTcacatcaaatcaaatcaaattttctttgtcacatatgcatacatactGGGTACGACATGCATATCTGTCCAGTATTTGGgcataaaaggaatgcaattagggataaaaaaataaaaccaaaaccaaaaggagatagataaataaaaattataaactatataaaaactatataaaatatgaaattatgaaaaaaatatatgtgaaaaaatcaTGTATATACgtaaacatatacataaatgtgtatggtttttaatgattgtccttaaagtgtctatgtgtaggatggtgtgtatagagtgtataaagtggcattgTGCTGTGGAAGTCAAGAGTAAAAGTGtggaagcgtttccctgaacgcaacaaagaaaagagtccattgttcgTATGGatgagatcctttacaatcttcctggccctggtcaGGCAGCATGTGCTATAGATGTCCTgaaggtcagggagctcagtgtggatggtgCATTTAGCTGACCACAtcaccctctggagggctcgcctgtcctgcatggtgctgtttccgaaccaggaagtgaagctACCCATCAGGACGCTAtaaatggtgcaggtgtagaaagtctttagcacctgagagggtagtttgaagtcccttaagcatATCAGATGGTACAGACactgccgggccttcttcaccagggtgttgatgttacaggaccaagacaggtcctgtgtgatgtgaacacctaggtaccggaaactgtccactctctccccTGGGGTCCtgttgatgtttagcggttggtatgactgctcctgctttgtgctgaagtccactatcaactcattagtcttgctgatgttcaggagaagattgttctcctggcaccatctctccaggtttttagtctcctgtaggtaggccgtctcgtcgttgttggagattaggcccaccacaacagtgtcgtTAGCAAACTATTATGGTGTTGAATactgaactgtagtccacaaacagcatttttgcataattcccttttctgAAGTCCAGGTGGCTCATCATAGTGTTGAAAAGATAAGCAATGGCGTCCTCAGTACAGATGTTCTGGCGGTAAGCGAACTATagtggatccagtgtgtctggaagtgatgcagtgatgaagtctctgaccagtctttcaaaggacttcatcactactgaggCCAGGGCTACAGGGTGGTAATCATTGAAGCAGGCAGGctggggtttctttgggacaggaacaatgCTGGACTGTTTGCAGCATGAGGGGACAACAGACTGTTCCATTGAGAGTttgaatatctcagtgaacaTCGGTGCTAGCTAGTCAGCGCAGGCTTTTTGAACCCGACCTGTTTATTCCACTTGTGCCACATGGCGTGGTTAGTTGCAGCCTCAAAGTGAGCGTAAAAGATGTTTAGCTCGTCTGCCAGAGAAGCGCCTGCATTCCCCATTCTAGCAGCTGGTGTTCTATAGCCCGTGATGTTCCTTAGTCTCTGCCACAGACTCCTAGAGCCACCATGTTGGAACTGTGACTCTAGTTTTCTCTGcatcattaaacaaaaaatatgtcaaAGATGATCACAAACTCTTCAGCTGCTGGAAACCTATATGGTGCAAGAATGGGACCAAATTCCAAAACCAAAATTCCAGAAACGTATAATCTCCAGGCCCAGACATCTTAAAACTTTTTTGAAAAGGAGATGCTACACCATGTAAACATGCCCCCGTCCCAATCATTTTGAGACCTGTCAAAtttgaaatgagctcatttagtgaataaaagtgtcaaatttctctgtttaaacatttgttatgtTATCTATGTTctatagtaaataaaatattggctcatgatttgaaagtcttttagttttcattttattaagatTTTAAAACATCCCAACATTTCCATATTTCAGGTTGCATGTTATGTGATTAACATGTCTCCATTCAAGGAAATATTCTTTCTCCTCGCCTAAGGTTAATCTCCAAATATAATTATCTATATAACTAAATCACAtagatttccaaaaaaaaaaaatcacactttaaaaacagaaatcatgCACCATTCCCACAATTGAGTAAACTTTAATCTTAAGTAAAATAAGATATACTGCAATGCTTCTACCTAGTCAGATAAATAGAATGCATAATGTGGCTTCTTGGATGCAATGAATTCTCTTCTgtgtattgaaaaaaaaagtatgtgggACATATTCCAGTTCAACACATTTCATGTTGATACCATATGGATACAATAAACTGTATATCtaccattttttatttattcatacatactgtacatgttttatatataattacaccTGCTGTTAGAGATCATTCTTTACCTGGCACtgttaaatataacaaatatcgTTGACTATACTGTGTGTTAagaaaaatatctgaaaaatatttacaagttGGCAAATAATACCACAGACTCTGTGTAAAATTTCTGTGCAATAAGCAATGTAGTACTTGATACGAAAACTCAGCAGACATGTACATTATCTCAAATGTCCTCCTTGTTTCCCATCCTCAGTGTTGTCTACTTGTAGCCTCACATATCAGGAGGCAAGAATGACCTGTACCATtccctgttaaagaaaagttgcAAAAGTGGCCTGGAGAAGCAGCTCCACTAACTGCCTCATTTCGTTTGTACAATTTGCAGAAAAATTAAGTTGAATTTGACTCTGAGCATAATACTTATATTCATAACTGCGCAGAGCACTGAGTGATTGAACATCCTGGTTTAAATGAGTATTTTCCACTATGTTTTATCAGCCAGTTTATGATAATTtagctaaaatattttttgagcCTCAGAAGtagaattataaataatattcatatattaaGATGATATATCAGTGCAtaatttaagttcattttattttagcacaGTAGAAAAGCCTAGTTATTCTAGTTATTTTGAATTAATCTAATTGTTATATTCTTTAGTAAATTGCAAAAgactgtgttttcttttatgtaaaataaatttttctttgtaagaatttaaaaattgtttttcgAATTTCCCTTGTATTCAATCCATAAATTAGAGGATTAAGAATTGGAGGGAAGATAATAACTGAAACACCAAATGCCCTTCGTAAGTGTGGAGATACTGATTCTAACCTGTGAGAAATCAGAAGCAAAAACGTGTTGAGCTCAAAACTCAGAAAAACAACTAAATGTGTCCCACAGGTTTGCATTGCCTTACTTATAGATTTTGCCTGTTTTGTAGAACGACAGGTAATTAGGATTTTGACATATGTAAACAATACCATCAGTATTGAAGGGCCTTGTACAAGAGCTATAGTAAACAAGCCATAATAGTTCAGTACTCTTGTATCCTCACAGATTAACTTCATTATTGAAGGATTATTGCAATATGTGTCAACTATATTTGTCCTGCAGATTTCTTTGCTTAATGTTAGCAAAAATACCGACCCAATTATAGCAAAATCTGCGGACCAGACCATAAAAATAAGTTTCACCAATTTACCTTGTGTCATTAGATTATGGTACCTCAAAGGCTTGCAAATAGCAATGTATCTATCATAAGACATAACAGTGAGAAATAACAGTGATCCAGTTCCACAGAGGTGAATTAGAATGCCTTGCAAGGCACAAGCAGGGTAGGAGATTTCTCTGCTCAGAGACAGTATACTACCAAACAGTTGAGGGTAAAAACCTGTAGCTCCCATAATGTCACATATAGACAAATTAAACAGCAATATATACATAGGTTTATGCAGTTCCCTTTTTGCAACAATAGTCACAAGTAGCATGGACTGGatgaacaaaattaaacagTATGTGATGATGccaaacattaatataaaaaaagcatTGGATTGTGGCATGTCCAGTGATTCCAAAGTCAGAATAGTCATAAAACGTGTTACATTTGAAGTATTAATAGATTTGTCTTCCCCCATTGTAACTGCAAGTcctgtataaaataataagataacAATATATTGGTTAAGATATTCAACATTAGCAAAATGTCTTGTTTGATGAAATTGTCTTATTTCCTAACCTAGAAAGATCCAAGAAGATTAAGTATGTTGACAATTAGTTAAGTGAAAAGTGTCACAGCATCACAAAACCTGCAAACTGAATGCATCTGCGCTGATGGTGTTCGTTATAAAGACTTGGCTATCCACCCAGAGAcctaaaatatttatatctctGGGTATTAACTTTATCCCACAGGTCAGATGTTTTTTCATATCACACTCAATTCTGACCACTATGactctgtgttttgttgtttaatgGCAAGAAACTGGATCTGTAGAGTTTATTGGTGCAACTACATGGAATAAACAGGGTATAGCATATTCTGTGCATTCGGTCTTCCAAAATTCTATCACCTCTCCTTTGCATGATTAAACACAGTGTGGAGGATGCAGCATGGGCCAAACAGAAATGGTGTCCTGAAGCCAGCATAAAACTGTCTCCAAACCACAACTAATATAgttcaaaacaaaattaaaacattcGCTTATGGaggaaatttaaatgaaataattctaaGCACTGttcttttataaatattaatatccaCTAGAGTTACAATTGACTGTGTGGGTGAGCATAATCCTCTTAGCTTTTCGGCTATCAGTGTCTTTTTGGTGAAAAAATAACAACCCCCATCCTGCACCCCCCCTTCCCAGGTACCTGTCCTTTCGAGTAAAGAAAAGAGAACATCCATAACACTGGTGATGCTGAATTGACCCACGCTATAGTACTGGGCTGCAGTACAATATTTATCAGTCTCTAGAACATTGCAGGTGCTCCAAGCAGCCCAAATAGGGAAATCTGATATTGCAGTGGCCACTGGTGCTGAAGGCCATTTTCTCAGTTGCATTGGGGGTAGGGCAACCTGCCAGTATCCTTTGCTTAAGTCAAGGGTATATGAAGGTATATCAAGGGGAATATGGACAAGGACCTCCCTAAACTCTCCACTAGGTCATCCACTGGGGGGAGGAGATAGCAATTGAGTACAAAATCCTGGTTGACCAGGAGCTGGtggattcaattcaattcaattcaagtttatttgtatagcgctttttacaatgggcttcgtctcaaagcagctttacagaacataaacatagaacagaagttaaacataaggagaaaaaagaattaatatagtaaaaaattaagatatatatagttcacagtgtgtatgtatgtatgtatgtatgtatgtatgtatgtatgtatgcccctatgagttcaatcagagaagcggcatggggttatctggtctttgtgtacgctccagtcattctggagccagttgtgtgtgtgtaaaactgggttgttcatcggttgattgaagattagatgccgaagtttagggtgccttggacatgaaatctaaatgacctgtaccagactcTACACCTTCCTTAAGCATCCATCCGGCTCACCTCCTCCTCTATAGGCTGACAATGGGCTTGCATCTGAAGatggttctacaaagtattgactcaatggggctgaatacaaatgcatgttttcagatatttatttgtaaaaaaaaaaaaaaaaattggacaccatttatcattttcctttagtgtgtttaattatgtgccactttgtgttggtctatcacataaaatcctaataaaatacatttttttggggggttgtaatgtgtcaaaatgtgaaaaagttcagtgggtatgaaaacttttgcaaggcactgtaatGCTAATTTTTAGCAATTCATGTTCTTTTCAATTGCATTGCTCCCATTAATCTACAGTTTCTCACTAATGGTGATGGACGTGTAAGATGTTGGCTGCTTTCCCCTAGTCACctcagtagtggcagcttgttaAACCTGGGATCAAAACTCAccaccttctgattggtagtgcAATGCCTTAACCAATAATATAGCATTTGACCACTTTGCCACACTTGAAGCTGATGAGACCTAAATTGTGACTCAAAAATGTTATGAATGTAAGTTTGCACCCAACATGCTTTTTGTAGTCTTTGTGCAGTCTTCTGAGAGCTAACTGTTACGTGCTGTGTTTGTGGGTtcggtgttttgtttgttctctctctctctctctctctctctctctctctctctctctctctctctctctctctctctctgctccactATCTGTCTCTTCAGATCCCTGCCATTGGGCACCTCCTGTCAATCTTCATTATCTTGTTTGACATCATCTGTCGATCAATCAACCAGAGTCAGGATATCAggattagaatcagaatcagaaacagaaggagaaagagaatgtGTGCTGATTTGTAAGAGGGCTATATTGTTGTTGGTCCATTTTGGTTTGTCAGACTGTTCATGTATACCAACTTGTTAGTCACTCGTTCAGCATCTGTAtgcttgtgtttatttgctttgtgtatgtggtaatatacagatgattcgATGaatgacagtcctgataatgcagtactcatgataagaagcagtgaatataattatggtaagttgttgatcagggtgattgcctgg
It encodes the following:
- the LOC113645318 gene encoding olfactory receptor 4D11-like, producing the protein MGEDKSINTSNVTRFMTILTLESLDMPQSNAFFILMFGIITYCLILFIQSMLLVTIVAKRELHKPMYILLFNLSICDIMGATGFYPQLFGSILSLSREISYPACALQGILIHLCGTGSLLFLTVMSYDRYIAICKPLRYHNLMTQGKLVKLIFMVWSADFAIIGSVFLLTLSKEICRTNIVDTYCNNPSIMKLICEDTRVLNYYGLFTIALVQGPSILMVLFTYVKILITCRSTKQAKSISKAMQTCGTHLVVFLSFELNTFLLLISHRLESVSPHLRRAFGVSVIIFPPILNPLIYGLNTREIRKTIFKFLQRKRKLESQFQHGGSRSLWQRLRNITGYRTPAARMGNAGASLADELNIFYAHFEAATNHAMWHKWNKQVGFKKPALTS